Genomic segment of Lemur catta isolate mLemCat1 chromosome 2, mLemCat1.pri, whole genome shotgun sequence:
TTCACGAGAAATTTTACATGCTTGATACTTAGTTGGCCACTTACTGGAATCATCTGGAAAGCttcttaaaaaatactgatgcctagGCCCCCTCTCCAGTttgttctgatttaattggtttggTGTGAGGCCCAGGCATTGACATATTTATAGTGCTTGAGGTGATTCTAAGCCATATCCATGTTAAAGATTCACTGATTTAGAAATGTAGGGATAAGTTGTGCTGGAAGAGATAGTGTTTGGAGACCCTAGCAGGGTACCAGAACGCACCCCCcaaattctctctcctctccttcagaTAAACCCTTCTGGATTCTTTCATGCCTTTTTGTTACTGATGCTAGCATAGGCAAGGCCTGTTTATAGTACGAGTGAATGTGTCTCTGAGGCACTGATCTGGAAGAGCTACCTACTCTAAGCTAGTCCTAGAAATAAGAACTCatcattctctcttcctccttgtccCTCTGTCTCTTTGACCTACAGAGAGCGGCTGCCTGTCAACTTCTTTAAGTTTCAGTTCCGGAATGTGGAGTACAGTTCCGGGCGGAACAAGACCTTCCTCTGCTATGTGGTTGAAGTGCAGAGCAAGGGAGGCCAAGTGCAGGCATCTCGGGGATACCTAGAGGATGAGCACGCAGCTGCCCATGCAGAAGAAGCCTTCTTCAACACCATCCTGCCAGCCTTCGACCCAGCCCTGCGGTACAATGTCACCTGGTATGTGTCCTCTAGCCCCTGTGCAGCTTGCGCCGACCGCATTATCAAAACCCTTAACAAGACCAAGAACCTGCGTCTGCTCATTCTGGTGGGGCGACTCTTCATGTGGGAAGAGCCGGAGATCCAGGCTGCTCTGAGGAAGCTGAAGGAGGCTGGCTGTAAACTGCGCATCATGAAGCCCCAGGACTTCGAGTACATCTGGCAGAATTTTGTAGAGCAAGAAGAGGGTGAATCCAAGGCCTTTGAGCCCTGGGAGGACATTCAGGAGAACTTCCTATACTATGAGGAGAAGTTGGCTGACATCCTGAAGTAGGCAACTGGGCTCGGCCTCACGTGAGTTTTCCTGGTGCCATGGGAGGAATTCACTGTTATTAAATGTTAACTTGGGTAGAAGGCTTGAGGTCAGGTAGAATGAATGATATAATGTTTGATTTTCCTTTGCAAAggtttcatttctctgcttttgGTTGGttgcaaaaacattttagaacatcctatcttgttttctctttccttcaaatCCCTCTCCTTAAactcttttccctccttcccttttatATCAAAGTCATTTCCCCATAACTTCAAATACCCAAGGTTGACGGGGATTCTAAAGTTTTGATGAGACAGAATGACTTTTAGTAAGATTTAGATGGCGCAAAGACCAGGTACTGAACAACAGCAGAGAAGATACATAAATCTCCAGAGCGTGCCCCAGGTACATGTGTCCTCCCTCACTAACTCTAGACACCTTCTAGATGCTCTGCTCCCACTCCCATTTGCACTCTTACCATTGTATTTTTCTCTCATGcaggtttttctttccttcagaggCAATTTTTTCACTTTTGGTACTTTTGAAATTCCCCAGATGGATATGTACTGGGGGCCAGACCTGCTTTCATGTTTTCAAACAAATGGCTACGCTTTGCAGGAGACCAGTAATTGCTGTGTGGATGTATAATGCAAGAACATTTTCCTTATGTTGAGAAGACCTCAGCAGAACTCATGAAAAACGCTGAACACAGGAAGGGGGACAGTATAGCAAAGAACTAGACCATGCAGGAATGTTTAAAGGGTTAAAAA
This window contains:
- the APOBEC2 gene encoding C->U-editing enzyme APOBEC-2 codes for the protein MAQKEEATAAAAPAAAPASQNGEDLENLDDPEKLKELIELPPFEIVTGERLPVNFFKFQFRNVEYSSGRNKTFLCYVVEVQSKGGQVQASRGYLEDEHAAAHAEEAFFNTILPAFDPALRYNVTWYVSSSPCAACADRIIKTLNKTKNLRLLILVGRLFMWEEPEIQAALRKLKEAGCKLRIMKPQDFEYIWQNFVEQEEGESKAFEPWEDIQENFLYYEEKLADILK